Proteins from one Xiphophorus hellerii strain 12219 chromosome 8, Xiphophorus_hellerii-4.1, whole genome shotgun sequence genomic window:
- the rcl1 gene encoding RNA 3'-terminal phosphate cyclase-like protein: MASHGLTYDGCNFFRQRLVLSTLSGKHVKIKNIRSRDDEPGLRDFEASFIRLLDKVTNGSRIEINQTGTVLFYQPGLLYGGPVEHDCNPQRSVGYYLEALLMLAPFMKTPLKATLKGVTNDPTDPTVDLLKSTALPLMKKFGIDGEAFEIKVVKRGMAPGGGGEVVFTCPVRKTIKPVQLTEPGKIKRIRGVAYSVRVSPQMGNRIVESARSVLNQFLPDIYIYTDHMKGTNSGKSPGFGLTLVAETLNGCFLSAEMSSTPQGQGDPVLPEDLGRNCAKLLLEEVYRGGCVDSSNQSLALLLMTLGQQDVSKVLLGPLSPYTIEFLRHIRDFFQIMFKIEVQTPLDDERKGGDKVLMTCVGVGYSNINKTVK; this comes from the exons ATGGCAAGCCACGGACTGACCTACGACGGCTGCAATTTCTTCAGACAACGACTGGTTCTGTCGACTCTCAGCGGGaagcatgttaaaataaaaaatatccgCTCCAGAGACGACGAGCCGGGGCTTCGCG ATTTTGAAGCCAGTTTCATCAGACTTCTCGACAAAGTGACCAATGGCTCCAGAATCGAGATTAATCAAACTG GTACTGTGTTATTCTACCAGCCTGGCCTGCTGTATGGAGGCCCTGTGGAACATGACTGTAACCCCCAGCGTTCAGTAGGATACTATCTGGAGGCTTTGCTCATGCTGGCGCCTTTTATGAAAACTCCTCTTAAGGCGACGCTTAAGGGTGTCACAAATGATCCCACTGACCCAACG GTCGACTTGTTGAAGTCCACAGCTCTCCCTCTAATGAAGAAGTTTGGAATTGATGGAGAGGCCTTTGAAATAAAG GTGGTGAAGAGGGGTATGGCGCCTGGCGGAGGAGGGGAAGTAGTTTTTACATGTCCTGTCCGCAAAACCATCAAGCCAGTCCAGCTGACCGAGCCGGGAAAGATCAAGAGAATCAGAGGAGTGGC ATATTCGGTTCGAGTTTCTCCTCAGATGGGAAACCGGATTGTGGAGTCGGCCAGGAGCGTCCTGAACCAGTTCCTCCCTGACATTTACATCTACACAGACCACATGAAAGGAACCAACTCTGGCAA GTCTCCAGGATTTGGTCTGACGTTGGTGGCAGAAACGCTGAACGGCTGCTTTCTCAGTGCGGAGATGTCATCCACACCACAGGGACAAGGAGACCCTGTCCTGCCTGAAGACCTTGGGAGAAATTGTGCCAAATTGCTCTTGGAAGAGGTGTACCGG GGCGGCTGTGTGGATtcatccaatcagagcctggCGCTGCTCTTGATGACCCTTGGCCAACAGGATGTGTCAAAGGTTCTGCTCGGACCCCTCTCACCATACAC gatCGAGTTCCTGAGGCACATCAGAGATTTCTTCCAGATTATGTTCAAGATCGAAGTCCAAACGCCTTTAGACGATGAACGGAAAGGTGGAGATAAAGTTCTGATGACCTGCGTTGGGGTCGGCTATAGtaatataaacaaaactgttaaataa
- the ak3 gene encoding GTP:AMP phosphotransferase AK3, mitochondrial, translating to MVLQRMIRAVIMGPPGSGKGTMSARIIKSFGLQHMSSGDILRANIQDKTELGLLMKSCIDQGQLVPDDIISRLILNDLRKIDSSGWLLDGFPRTVSQAEALDHAFALDTVINLNVPFQTIKERLTSRWTHIPSGRVYNTDFNPPKVPGLDDVTGEPLVQRDDDRPETVTRRLKSYETQTEPVLEFYRSKGVLETFTGTETNKIWPHVEAFLHRKFSTLSQRAA from the exons ATGGTTCTGCAGAGAATGATCCGTGCTGTCATCATGGGACCTCCGGGATCGGGGAAGGGAACGATGTCTGCGCGCATTATCAAAAGTTTTGGACTGCAACACATGTCTAGTGGGGACATTTTAAGAGCCAACATCCAGGATAAAACGG AGCTCGGCCTGTTGATGAAGTCCTGCATCGATCAGGGACAGCTGGTACCTGACGACATCATTTCCCGTCTCATCCTGAATGACCTGAGGAAGATAGACAGCAGCGGCTGGCTGCTTGACG GATTTCCTCGGACTGTGTCCCAGGCAGAGGCTCTCGATCATGCCTTCGCTTTAGATACGGTCATCAACCTGAATGTCCCtttccagaccatcaaagaaaGGCTGACCTCTCGTTGGACTCACATCCCCAGCGGCAGAGTCTATAATACAGATTTCAACCCACCAAAAGTTCCT GGTTTGGATGATGTGACAGGAGAGCCTCTGGTTCAGAGAGATGACGACAGACCAGAGACGGTCACACGGAGACTGAAGTCCTATGAAACCCAGACAGAACCCGTCCTGGAGTTCTACAG GAGTAAAGGTGTGCTGGAGACCTTTACGGGAACAGAAACCAATAAGATATGGCCGCACGTTGAAGCTTTTCTCCACAGAAAATTCTCCACCCTCAGTCAAAGAGCTGCTTAG